In the Aromatoleum bremense genome, one interval contains:
- a CDS encoding thiamine pyrophosphate-dependent enzyme, with product MSASQPVPAAARLFLSGNEAVARAVWEAGTRVAAAYPGTPSTEILEVLAKYPDLYTEWSVNEKVALEVALGASMVGARAFCAMKHVGLNVASDALMTMTVTGTEGGLVIAVADDVGMSSSQNEQDSRYWGRFAHLPVLEPADSQEAYAMTRAAFALSERFRTPVILRLTTRICHVKGVVVAGEREAVEPGGFTKDPRRWVMVPGNAKPRLPLMFEREAAVRAEAENSPLNFRVDGSDRRIGFVTSGPAFMHVREAFPDAPVFKLGLSCPPPIESLREFAATVDSLLVVEETEPLLETELKAAGIACHGKDVLPRTGELAPDALHLGVARLRGEVVAEPEHVVPQQVFPRPPTMCVACPHLGVYYTLSQMRNVMIAGDIGCYTLGAGHPWNALDSCISMGASMGTALGMDKGRGKVDANKKVVAVIGDSTFMHMGMQGLLDITWNRGNVTVLLLDNRAVGMTGGQDNPGSGRDLHGEETTRVDFAKLCEALGVKKERIRVLDPYQLPVLFKALREETKIEEPSVIITDRPCVLIDHYVPTKPYLVKEDRCTGCGNCVDVGCPAIHVIRRDKEVKASGKEVDLSFVRIDTSACTGCGLCVQPCAPEAIIHAEPVQPLQPMQFVRK from the coding sequence ATGTCTGCGTCCCAGCCCGTGCCGGCAGCGGCCCGGCTTTTCCTGTCCGGTAACGAAGCGGTGGCGCGTGCAGTGTGGGAGGCCGGCACGCGTGTTGCGGCCGCCTATCCCGGCACCCCGTCGACCGAAATTCTCGAGGTGCTGGCGAAGTACCCCGACCTGTACACCGAATGGTCGGTCAATGAGAAGGTCGCGCTCGAAGTCGCGCTCGGTGCGTCGATGGTCGGCGCGCGCGCGTTCTGCGCGATGAAGCACGTCGGCCTGAATGTGGCGTCCGACGCGCTGATGACGATGACCGTGACCGGCACCGAGGGCGGGCTCGTGATCGCCGTCGCCGACGACGTCGGCATGTCGTCGTCGCAGAACGAGCAGGACTCGCGCTACTGGGGACGCTTCGCGCATCTGCCGGTGCTCGAGCCGGCCGACTCGCAGGAGGCCTATGCGATGACGCGTGCGGCGTTCGCGCTGTCCGAGCGCTTCCGCACGCCGGTGATCCTGCGCCTGACCACGCGCATCTGCCACGTCAAGGGTGTCGTCGTCGCCGGCGAGCGCGAGGCGGTCGAGCCCGGTGGCTTCACGAAGGACCCGCGCCGCTGGGTGATGGTGCCGGGCAACGCGAAGCCGCGTCTGCCGCTGATGTTCGAACGTGAAGCCGCGGTGCGCGCGGAGGCCGAGAATTCACCGTTGAACTTCCGCGTCGACGGCAGCGACCGGCGCATCGGCTTCGTCACGTCCGGCCCGGCGTTCATGCACGTGCGCGAGGCTTTCCCCGACGCGCCGGTGTTCAAGCTGGGTCTCTCCTGTCCGCCGCCGATTGAAAGCCTGCGAGAATTCGCCGCCACCGTTGATAGCCTGCTGGTCGTCGAGGAGACCGAGCCGCTGCTCGAAACCGAGCTCAAGGCCGCCGGCATCGCATGCCACGGCAAGGATGTGCTGCCGCGTACCGGCGAACTCGCGCCCGACGCGCTGCACCTCGGCGTCGCCCGGTTGCGCGGCGAAGTCGTCGCCGAGCCCGAGCACGTCGTGCCGCAGCAAGTGTTCCCGCGTCCGCCGACGATGTGCGTCGCGTGTCCGCATCTCGGCGTCTATTACACGCTGTCGCAGATGCGCAACGTGATGATCGCCGGCGACATCGGCTGCTACACGCTCGGCGCCGGCCATCCGTGGAACGCGCTCGATTCCTGCATCTCGATGGGTGCGTCGATGGGCACCGCGCTCGGCATGGACAAGGGCCGCGGCAAGGTCGACGCGAACAAGAAGGTCGTCGCAGTGATCGGCGACTCGACCTTCATGCACATGGGCATGCAGGGCCTGCTCGACATCACGTGGAACCGCGGCAACGTCACGGTGCTGCTGCTCGACAACCGCGCCGTCGGCATGACCGGCGGGCAGGACAACCCCGGCAGCGGGCGCGACCTCCACGGCGAGGAAACCACGCGCGTCGATTTCGCCAAGCTGTGCGAGGCGCTCGGCGTGAAGAAGGAGCGCATCCGCGTCCTCGATCCCTACCAGCTGCCGGTGCTGTTCAAGGCGCTGCGCGAAGAGACGAAGATCGAGGAGCCGTCGGTCATCATCACCGATCGCCCGTGCGTGCTGATCGACCATTACGTGCCGACGAAGCCGTACCTGGTGAAGGAGGATCGCTGCACCGGCTGCGGCAATTGCGTCGATGTCGGCTGCCCGGCGATCCACGTGATCCGTCGCGACAAGGAGGTCAAGGCGTCCGGCAAGGAAGTCGACCTGTCGTTCGTGCGCATCGACACCTCGGCCTGCACCGGCTGCGGTCTATGCGTGCAGCCGTGCGCGCCCGAGGCGATCATCCACGCCGAGCCCGTGCAACCGCTGCAGCCGATGCAGTTCGTCAGGAAATGA
- a CDS encoding indolepyruvate oxidoreductase subunit beta gives MSKVTNILVCGVGGQGVMTATEILAEAAISLGFDVKKTEVAGMSQRGGVVTSHLRFGPEVLSPQILPGEADMLIGFESAEALRWGHMLRPGGVALVNSGRIVPPVVNIGLFDYPEQPVAQMCELGLRVHDFDATALAVQLGNIRLGNTVMLGASSDWLPFPAEVLRDAVLARFGSRKPKLVDVNREAFEAGRRAVAGETLAA, from the coding sequence ATGTCGAAAGTCACCAACATTCTCGTGTGCGGCGTCGGCGGGCAGGGCGTCATGACGGCGACCGAAATCCTCGCCGAAGCGGCGATCTCGCTCGGTTTCGACGTCAAGAAAACCGAAGTCGCCGGCATGAGCCAGCGCGGCGGCGTCGTCACGTCGCACCTGCGCTTCGGCCCCGAAGTGCTGTCGCCGCAGATTCTTCCCGGCGAGGCCGACATGCTGATCGGCTTCGAGTCGGCCGAAGCGCTGCGCTGGGGTCACATGCTGCGCCCCGGCGGGGTGGCGCTCGTCAACAGCGGACGCATCGTGCCGCCGGTCGTCAATATCGGGCTGTTCGACTATCCCGAGCAACCGGTCGCGCAGATGTGCGAACTCGGCCTGCGGGTGCACGACTTCGACGCGACGGCGCTCGCGGTGCAGCTCGGCAACATCCGGCTCGGCAATACCGTGATGCTCGGTGCGAGTTCGGACTGGCTGCCGTTCCCGGCGGAAGTGTTGCGCGACGCGGTGCTGGCGCGCTTCGGCAGCCGCAAACCGAAGCTCGTCGACGTCAATCGCGAGGCGTTCGAGGCCGGCCGGCGGGCGGTAGCGGGAGAAACGCTCGCCGCGTGA
- the folD gene encoding bifunctional methylenetetrahydrofolate dehydrogenase/methenyltetrahydrofolate cyclohydrolase FolD codes for MTARILDGNALSARVRGELAERAAALAARGVQPCLAVLLVGANPASAVYVRNKVAACEKAGIRSLRFDFAADVDAAEVMAKIADLNADPAVHGILVQLPLPKQFNEAEVLEAIRVEKDVDGFHAENVGRLSQGQEAFLPCTPHGVMKMLEAGDVPVQGAEAVVIGRSNIVGKPMAMLLTNAGATVTVTHSKTRDLAFHTRRADILVAAIGKPRFVTGDMIKPGAVVIDVGINRLTEGPDAGKLCGDVDFESAKEVASLITPVPGGVGPMTITMLLANTVESAERVARSKG; via the coding sequence ATGACCGCTCGCATTCTTGACGGCAACGCCCTTTCCGCACGCGTCCGCGGCGAACTCGCCGAGCGCGCCGCTGCGCTTGCCGCCCGGGGCGTGCAGCCGTGTCTCGCGGTGCTCCTGGTCGGCGCGAATCCCGCGTCGGCAGTGTATGTCCGCAACAAGGTTGCCGCGTGCGAGAAAGCGGGCATCCGTTCGCTGCGCTTCGATTTCGCCGCCGATGTCGATGCTGCCGAAGTCATGGCGAAGATCGCCGACCTCAACGCCGACCCGGCCGTGCATGGCATCCTCGTGCAGCTGCCGTTGCCGAAGCAGTTCAATGAAGCCGAAGTCCTCGAGGCGATCCGCGTCGAAAAGGACGTCGACGGTTTCCACGCCGAGAACGTCGGCCGCCTGTCGCAGGGCCAGGAAGCGTTCCTGCCCTGCACACCGCACGGCGTCATGAAGATGCTCGAAGCCGGGGACGTGCCGGTGCAGGGCGCCGAGGCAGTCGTCATCGGCCGCTCGAACATCGTCGGCAAGCCGATGGCGATGCTGCTGACCAACGCCGGCGCGACCGTCACCGTCACCCACTCGAAGACGCGCGACCTGGCGTTCCACACCCGCCGCGCCGACATCCTCGTCGCCGCGATCGGCAAGCCGCGCTTCGTCACCGGCGACATGATCAAGCCGGGCGCCGTCGTCATCGACGTCGGCATCAACCGGCTGACCGAAGGCCCGGATGCCGGCAAGCTGTGCGGCGACGTCGACTTCGAGTCGGCAAAGGAGGTCGCGTCGCTGATCACGCCGGTGCCGGGCGGCGTCGGCCCGATGACGATCACGATGCTGCTCGCGAACACCGTCGAGTCGGCCGAGCGCGTCGCGCGCAGCAAAGGTTGA
- the purE gene encoding 5-(carboxyamino)imidazole ribonucleotide mutase: protein MSDKPLVGIIMGSSSDWPTMQAAAKMLAEFDVPYEARVVSAHRTPDLMFVYADSARERGLKAIIAGAGGAAHLPGMVAAKTTLPVLGVPVQSKALSGQDSLLSIVQMPKGIPVATFAIGEAGAANAALFAVALLANEDAALAEKLAAFRARQTQAVLDMTLDQV from the coding sequence ATGAGCGACAAACCCCTCGTCGGGATCATCATGGGCTCGAGTTCCGACTGGCCGACGATGCAGGCGGCGGCGAAGATGCTCGCCGAATTCGACGTGCCGTACGAGGCCCGCGTGGTGTCCGCCCACCGCACGCCCGACCTGATGTTCGTCTATGCCGACAGCGCGCGCGAACGCGGCCTCAAGGCGATCATCGCCGGCGCAGGCGGCGCGGCACACCTGCCCGGCATGGTCGCGGCGAAGACGACGCTGCCCGTGCTCGGCGTGCCGGTGCAGTCGAAGGCGTTGTCTGGGCAGGATTCGCTGCTGTCGATCGTGCAGATGCCGAAGGGCATCCCGGTCGCGACTTTCGCGATCGGTGAAGCCGGTGCGGCAAATGCGGCGCTTTTCGCGGTCGCGCTGCTCGCCAACGAGGACGCCGCGCTCGCCGAAAAACTCGCTGCGTTCCGCGCCCGCCAGACGCAGGCGGTGCTCGACATGACCCTGGACCAGGTATGA
- a CDS encoding 5-(carboxyamino)imidazole ribonucleotide synthase produces the protein MILPPATLGMLGGGQLGRFFVSAAHEMGYHVWVLDPDPHSPAGLIADRHLVTAYDDYAALDELAAACAGVTTEFENVPAATLDYLAKFLPVHPSASAVAVCQNRIAEKTFLADNSLPHGPFAVVRSEAEVRDAGTSLFPAVLKIARFGYDGKGQARVANRDEALHAFHQFGGEACVLEKMLDLDCELSVVLARDEAGNVRSFDPSENRHRHGILDITIAPAGVAPALIAQAREVAGQIAGKLGYVGTLGVEFFVCRGALYVNEMAPRPHNSGHHTIDACVTSQYEQQVRALCGLPLGEPRAHSAAVMVNLLGELWYDGAHAGGTYREPDWSVLHAVPNLRLHLYAKHHARAGRKMGHFTVIGDGAEKALAVALQARTAIGIRDEER, from the coding sequence ATGATCCTCCCCCCCGCAACCCTCGGCATGCTCGGTGGCGGCCAACTCGGCCGCTTCTTCGTTTCTGCCGCCCACGAAATGGGTTACCACGTGTGGGTGCTCGATCCGGACCCGCACAGCCCGGCCGGTCTGATCGCCGACCGCCACCTCGTCACGGCTTACGATGACTACGCCGCACTCGACGAACTCGCCGCGGCCTGTGCCGGGGTGACGACCGAGTTCGAAAACGTCCCGGCCGCGACGCTCGATTACCTCGCCAAATTTCTTCCGGTGCACCCTTCCGCGAGCGCCGTGGCGGTGTGCCAGAATCGCATTGCAGAGAAGACTTTTCTCGCCGACAACAGCCTGCCGCACGGCCCGTTCGCAGTCGTCCGCAGCGAGGCCGAGGTCCGCGATGCTGGTACCAGCCTGTTCCCCGCTGTCCTCAAGATCGCGCGCTTCGGCTACGACGGCAAGGGGCAAGCGCGTGTCGCGAACCGTGATGAAGCCTTGCACGCGTTCCACCAGTTCGGCGGCGAAGCCTGCGTGCTCGAGAAGATGCTGGACCTCGACTGCGAATTGTCGGTCGTCCTCGCGCGCGACGAGGCGGGCAATGTGCGCTCTTTCGACCCGTCCGAAAACCGCCACCGCCACGGCATTCTCGACATCACCATCGCGCCGGCCGGGGTCGCCCCGGCACTCATCGCGCAAGCCCGCGAGGTCGCCGGACAAATCGCCGGGAAGCTCGGCTATGTCGGCACGCTCGGCGTCGAGTTTTTCGTCTGCCGCGGCGCACTTTACGTGAACGAGATGGCGCCGCGCCCGCACAACAGCGGCCATCACACGATCGATGCCTGCGTCACCAGCCAGTACGAACAGCAGGTGAGGGCGCTGTGCGGGCTGCCGCTCGGCGAGCCGCGCGCGCACAGCGCCGCGGTGATGGTGAATCTGCTCGGTGAGCTCTGGTACGACGGCGCGCATGCGGGCGGCACGTACCGCGAGCCGGATTGGTCCGTGCTCCACGCGGTGCCCAATCTCCGACTGCACCTGTACGCGAAGCATCACGCGCGCGCAGGACGAAAAATGGGGCATTTCACCGTGATCGGCGACGGCGCCGAAAAAGCGCTGGCCGTGGCGCTGCAGGCGCGCACGGCGATCGGCATACGCGATGAGGAGCGCTGA
- a CDS encoding L-threonylcarbamoyladenylate synthase, with product MRSADVAPAVPDDEIRRAAELLRAGELIGMPTETVYGLAADALNVAAVGRIFAAKGRPADHPLIVHLPDAGHLARWAREIPDDAFALARAFWPGPLTLILKRQHGVPDAVTGGQDTVGLRVPDHPVALALLQTFDSGIAAPSANRFGRISPTTAAHVRQELGDKVALILDGGPCAIGIESTILDLSRDVPEILRPGAIAAEDIARVIGRHPRSRATAADEASPTTDSDGGTDGGEPRVSGSLSAHYAPRTPLQVAPAANLVELAATLAAEGSRVAVLARRCDDPQDARLIWRAAPIDAASYAHALYANLRDLDACGADFIVVETLPPTDDWQAVNDRLGRAAAGSGDADET from the coding sequence ATGAGGAGCGCTGACGTCGCTCCAGCGGTCCCGGACGACGAGATCCGCCGCGCCGCCGAGTTGCTGCGCGCGGGCGAACTCATCGGGATGCCGACCGAGACGGTCTACGGGCTCGCCGCCGATGCGCTCAATGTTGCCGCGGTCGGCAGGATCTTCGCCGCGAAAGGCCGCCCCGCCGACCACCCGCTGATCGTCCACCTGCCCGACGCCGGTCATCTGGCGCGCTGGGCGCGCGAGATTCCGGACGACGCCTTCGCGCTCGCCCGCGCATTCTGGCCCGGGCCGCTGACACTGATCCTGAAGCGTCAGCATGGCGTGCCCGATGCCGTCACCGGCGGCCAGGACACGGTCGGCCTGCGCGTGCCGGACCACCCGGTCGCGCTCGCACTGCTGCAGACTTTCGATTCCGGCATCGCCGCGCCGTCCGCCAACCGCTTCGGGCGCATCAGCCCGACGACCGCTGCGCACGTGCGCCAGGAGCTCGGCGACAAGGTCGCGCTGATCCTCGACGGCGGCCCGTGTGCAATCGGCATCGAATCCACGATCCTCGACCTGTCGCGCGACGTACCGGAGATCCTGCGCCCCGGCGCGATCGCCGCCGAAGATATCGCCCGCGTCATCGGCCGCCATCCCCGGTCCCGCGCGACGGCGGCCGACGAGGCCAGCCCCACGACCGACAGCGATGGCGGCACTGACGGGGGCGAGCCCCGCGTGTCGGGCTCGCTCTCGGCGCATTACGCACCGCGCACGCCGCTGCAGGTCGCACCCGCCGCGAACCTCGTCGAACTCGCGGCAACGCTCGCCGCCGAAGGAAGCCGCGTCGCCGTTCTCGCGCGCCGCTGCGACGACCCGCAGGATGCGCGCCTGATCTGGCGCGCCGCGCCGATCGACGCTGCCAGCTATGCGCACGCGCTCTACGCGAACCTGCGCGACCTCGACGCCTGCGGCGCCGATTTCATCGTCGTCGAAACCCTGCCCCCAACCGATGACTGGCAAGCGGTCAACGACCGCCTCGGCCGCGCCGCGGCCGGCTCCGGCGACGCAGACGAAACCTGA